The genomic segment CTTGGCAAACCATTCCATGAAGGAATCCAGAGTTACATTTACGGACTTTCCAAACGAAGGTTTGCCGTCTATACCTGCATTCTTGCGCTTCCGCTTTTTTTACTGCCGGAAAAAATAGTTGTTGCCGCAGGGTTTGCCGCGGCTTTGTTCGTATTTTTCGTTCTCTGGTATGTTGCACGCAGATGTTTTGGCGGCGTGAACGGGGATGTCACGGGTGCAGGCAATGAGATTGCCCGTGCCGCAGTAATCCTCATGTTTGCTTTTTGTATCTGAATCAGCGTCTGCGCGAGAGCGTGGCAAAGCCGGTTCCGGCATCGTCCGCGCACTCGATATCAGTTGAGTTCTTGTCTTCGATAACCGTATTGAACATCATCATCCCTTCCATCAGATGCTGATCCATGGGGAGCCCGCCTTTTGATCCGCGAAGAGACTGCGCGTACGGGTTTGGCGTCACGCGTCTGTTTACTCTGATGCCCGCACAGTGCGCGCAGAATACGCAGGTGCTGTGGACAGATACTTCCTTTCCCTGGCACATAACGGTCGCTCTTCCGTTTTCTTTTTTATTCAGGGGTAATGTCTTCATAACTCAAAATACTGCCTCAAATCCCTATTAGTCTATCGATTTCATTATTTTTCGACACACGACGAAAAATCCTATTTCATAGATTATTTTATATGGTTCCACATCGAATCTGTTATACTCGTATTGAGACAGGTATATGCGCTCTGCATTATCTATCAATGAGTCAAAGTGGAGATAAATTACTATGGCAGCAGAAAAGCCCCACATGAACCTTGCCGTTATCGGTCACATTGACCACGGTAAGTCCACCACTGTCGGTCGCATTCTCTTCGAGAGCGGCGTCGTACAGCAGCACGTCCTTGATGGATACAAGAAGGAAGCAGAAACCAAAGGTAAGGGAACTTTCGAGTTCGCCTGGGTAATGGACTCCCTCAAAGAAGAGCGTGAGAGAGGTATCACCATTGATATCGCCCACAAGAAATTCGAGACTCCGAAGTACTCTTTTACCGTTGTAGACTGTCCAGGTCACCGTGACTTCGTCAAGAACATGATCACCGGTGCATCCCAGGCTGACGCAGCAATCATCGTTGTGTCCGGAACTGAAGGCCCGATGGACCAGACGAAGGAACACGTTTTCCTGTCCAAGACCCTTGGTATCAACCAGATCATCGTTGCAATCAACAAGATGGACGCTGTCAACTACTCTGAAGAGAAGTACAACGATGCAAAGGACAAGATGTCCAAGCTCATCGCCTCTGTTGGTTTCAAGCCGGCCGAGACTCCGTTCATCCCAATCAGCGCATTCGTTGGTGACAACATCAAGACCGCCTCTGCAAACACCCCGTGGTACAAGGGTAAGACCCTTCTTGCAGCACTTGATGACTTCAAGCAGCCTGACATGCCAACCGACAAGCCGCTCAGACTTCCGATTCAGGATGTGTACACCATCTCCGGTATCGGAACTGTTCCAGTCGGCCGTATCGAGACCGGTGTCTTAAAGAAAGGAATGAAAGTTTCCTTCATGCCGGCCAACGTCGAGGGAGAAGTTAAGTCCATCGAGATGCACCACGAAGAAATCCCGCAGGCAATGCCCGGAGACAACGTTGGTTTCAACGTCCGCGGTATCGCAAAGAACGATGTCCGCCGCGGTGACGTCTGTGGTCCGACCGAGAACCCGCCGACTGTTGCAGAAGAATTCCAGGCACAGGTCGTCGTGCTCCAGCACCCGTCCGTCCTGTCTGTCGGATACACTCCGGTCTTCCACTGCCACACCTCCCAGACTGCATGTATGTTCATCTCCCTTGACAAGAAACTCGACCCACGCACTGGTCAGGTCAAAGAAGAGAACCCGGCATTCCTGAAGGCTGGCGACGCAGCAATCTGTACCATCCAGCCGACCCGCCCGCTCGTTATCGAGAAAGCAAAGGAACTCCCGCAGCTCGGACGCTTTGCAGTCCGTGATATGGGTATGACCGTTGCTGCAGGTCTCGTTCTGAACGTTAAGCCGAAGCAGATGAGATAATTTCATCTATCACGATATTTTTTGTGGTGATTGATTATGCAGAAAGCCAGAATACGCCTTACTGGAACGGATTATGAAAAAGTGGAAACGGTTTGTACCCGTATCCGAGAGATTGCAGAACGTACCGGTGTAAATCTGGCAGGACCCATTCCGTTACCAACCAAGCGGCTTATCGTGCCGATCCGGAAGAGTCCGGATGGAGAAGGTACCGCAACATGGGATCGCTGGCAGATGCGCGTTCACAAACGCCTCATCGACCTTGACGCTGATGAGCGTGCGCTCAGACAGCTGATGCGTATCCAGGTTCCAAAGGATATCAGCATCGAGATTGTTCTGGAGAACTAAATGGAGGAAGGGCTTATGCCCGCCCCAACCTTTTTGTCACAAATTCAAAGTCGTGTTCGTATTGAGCACGTGTTTTTTGCTATTCTGATTGTTGCTATAATTTTGAGATTTGCGTTTTTGGATCTCAAGCTGTTTCATCATGACGAGGCTATTCATGCATGGTTTTCGTACAAACTTCTGACCGAAGGAACTTACATTTATGATCCTGTGTATCACGGCCCGTTTCTGTACTATGTGACGGCCGGGATGTTCGCGCTGTTTGGCGATTCAGATCTGGTTGCAAGAATTCTTCCATGCATCTTCGGGGTTGCACTGATTCCATTAGTGTATTGTCTCTACCGGATGGAGTACCTCTCCGGAAAAGTGGCCATTATTGCTGCAGCTTTCATGGCGATTGCTCCTGAACTGATCTACTTCTCACGGTTTGTACGAAACGATATCTTCGTGGTGTTCTTTTCACTGCTGATTGTTGTTGCATTTCTGGCCTGGATTCAGAAAGGAAAGTGGTACTATCTGCTTATCGCAGGAGTCTCCGCAGCTCTTGGAATGTGTTCCAAGGAAAATATGCCGCTTGTTCTTGTGACATTCGGACTGTTTTTCCTCTACCTTGTCTGGAGCAGAAAGTTTGTGTTCCCCAAGATGTGGCTTCGCGATATAGTAATCGCAGTGATCGCATTTGCCGGAGTCATCTGTCTGTTCTATTCATCGTTCGGCGCACATCCGGAAGTGATTTTTACCGCAGGCCAGTCCGCCATATCACACTGGCTGGACATGCATGGTCAGCAGAGAATTGGAGGGCCGCCCTATTACTACATGCTGCTCTTCGTGCTCTACGAACTGCCGATTCTGATTCTCGCAGTTGTTGGAGTGATTCTTTGCCTGCGTCGTCCGAACGATGCCCAGAAACCAAAAGAAGCTGTTCTTGAAACTGCGGACACCGAACTCTTTGAGAGTTCTGAAGAAACAGTCTCCGCCGAACCTTTGGCTCCCGCGAAAAAGAAGTTCTCGCTTGTTGATCTTTTCCGTCGTCCGGAACGCCCTGTCTTGATCAACCGTCAGGAAGAGTTCATCAGATTTGCCATCTACTGGACGATCATCGCCTGCCTCACCTATGCCTACATCGGCGAGAAAGTTCCTTGGCTCTCGCTGCACCAACTGGTCCCCATGATCTTTGTTGCAGCATATGCGCTTTCGTTTGCCGGAAAGTACACCAAGCCTCTGATGATCATCGCGTGTGCTTTCCTCTTGGTCATGACATTCCATGTGGCGTTCACGCCTGCTGACATTGCAGAGCCAATTGTGCAGGTCCAGAACTCCGAAGATCTCGTGGTAATGATGGCAGAAATGGATGCTGCCGACAAAATTGCGATAGCATCCGATCAGGCCTGGCCGTACAGCTGGTACTATCGGGGTGATGCCTGGAATAACATCAGCTATTACGGGAAAAAGATCTCTGAAGACAGTATCCTCTCAGGAAACTTTGACATTGTCATGATGCATGACGGTGACAGTTATGAAAGTCTCCCGGGATACGAAAAGAAAACAATCCGTTTAAGCTACTGGCTTGACGGTGGTGCTACCGGCACTAATCCCGGATGGTTGACGTACTATCTCACACGTCAGGGAAAGATTGGCAGCATCAACACGGATGTGTTTACGAAGATCTCTTCGTAACTTTTTTTTTTGAAAATTTCGGCTTTGATCATAGATTCGTTTATTGGCAAACACTATTTGGTATTGTTTGTTGCTTCGCCCACGACTCGCATGCCTTCGACCTGCTCACTGCTTCGCAGGAAAAAAACGGACCACACGGATATTTTGCAGAAAAAAACATCACGGAGCAGACGTGAACATCACGGAAATGAATTGTTTTTGGGTTCTGTGTTGTTCACGCCTCTCAGTGATTTTTTAATATCTGTGTCTTCCTGCGAAGCAGTAAGCAGGCTAAAGGCATGCGTTCCGTTTTTCCGTGGGAGGCGGGAGTTAATGGGCAACGCCGAAAATTTTATGCGAAAATATTTCTGCACACTCACGTGGAGTAACCACAGAATGCACGGAAATATCACGGAGTTTCACAGAAAAAATCGCATGCCTTAGGCCTGCTCACCGCTTCGCAGAAATGCACGGAGAACGCCTGCGGCGCCGGAATGCACGAAAAATTTCCGAGATAATTTATTCTCTTTTATTCTCTCAAAATATGAAAAATATATTTCGTGCATTCCCGCAAAGCGGTGAACAGGCCGCAGGTGTTCTCCGTGCATTCAGTGATGTTCTGTCTGCTCTGTGCATTTCGTGGTTACTTCACATGAGACCAGAGACAGCTAAATCCTCACATTCAAATTTTTGCAGGTCGATGTAGTACCACAATGACCACGCCCAGGATCGAAAAAGTTCTTCACGCCTCTATTGATAATCTGTATGCAGGCAGTGAGGATTTTCTGCGGGAAATTGAGACCGGTTTAAACAGTACCCGCATCTCGTCACCGCGGGTAGGATATCAGGGTGTTGCCGGATCATTTGGCGAGCAGGCGACATTGGAATGTTTCGGCTCGTCTGCTGATACCATCCGAAACTACAATGAGTTCGATGATGTGCTTGCGGCGCTGGAGGCAGAGGAGATCGACTATGGTGTTTTACCGATCGAGAATTCAACCGCGGGAGATGTTCTGGAGGTCGCAGACATCATCACCACACATAACCTCTACATTGTCGGCGAACACATCATTCGGGTCCGTCACAACCTTCTCGGGGTCCCGGGGTCATCCGTCGAAAACATTCAGGAAGTTTACTCGCACACGCAGGCGATCAGCCAGTGCCGGGAGTTTCTCCGCACACATTCAGGGATGACGGCATACCCGTATGCAAACACTGCGTTCGCCGCAAAACATGTCGCGGAAACCAATGACCCGACGAAGGCATCCATCAGCAGTCTGCGTGCCGCAGAGTTGTACGGTCTTGCGGTTCTTGAGAAAAATATCCAGACAGCGAAAAATAATTACACGAGGTTTGTGATCCTCTCGCGTCACATGGAAATCTCTGAGAAGTGTGATAAGATCAGTCTTGCATTCTCCACAACCCACACGAGCGGTGCACTCTACGGCGTGCTCTCCCACTTTGCCTACAATGGCCTGAACCTTCTGAAAATTCAGTCGCGGCCAAAGCCGATGACGCCCTGGGAGTATGTCTTCTTCTTGGATCTCGCGGGAAATCTCGAGCAGGCAAATGTGCTGATTGCGCTCGGAAAAGTTCGGGAGCAGAGCAGCTGGTTCAAGCTGCTCGGAAATTATCCTCAGTTCCCGATGGAATAAGAGGAGGCCGCACTTCAGCCCACGGACCACACGGACCACACGGATATTTCACAGAAAAACATCACGGAGCAGACAAGAACGTCACAGAAATATTGTTTCGAGTGTGAGTTCCGTGATTTTCTCGTCTGCTCCGTGATATTTTTCTGTGAAATTCCGTGTGTTCCGTTTTTCCGTGGGCGACTCAGAGAGAAGCAACCAAGCAAGTAAGATTATGATTTCATCCTTCCAACATATCCACAATATTATGGCAGATACCGATACTCATTATGCCACGCTGGGTATTCCGCGGAATGCGACCGCCGAGATGATAAAGAAGGCCTACATCGCCCTGGTCAAACAGTATCACCCTGACCGTGCGGGCTCAGACGAGGATAAACAGGATGAATACAACGAGCGTCTGCTCAAAATCATGGCAAGTTATGAGGTTCTCGGAGATCCACAAAAGCGTGCCGAGTACGATGCCTGCCTCTCGGAAAATACTGATGAACAGGTCTGTGCCCCGCGGGGAAAAAAGATGGGCGGCATGCCGATCAAAGGCGGAGACATTGAGACTGATTATCCGATCTCACTTGCTATTGCTGCATACGGCAAAGGAAAAATTCCGATGAAGGTTGCAGGCGAGCGTGTGGTCGTCAAGGTCTACCCGGGCGTGCGCCGTTACCGGCTTGAAGGTTACGGAGTTCCGGTCGAGCCCGGAAAACCACGCGGCGATCTTTATGTGAATCTGAAAATTATTCCCGAAGAGAACTGGGAGCTTGATGATGTGACCAACAATCTGATCAGAAAACTCCAGATAACCCCTAAGCAGGCCGAACGCGGAGGACCGGTTCCTGTTCAGCTGCTGTTCAATAAAATACTCAAGGTCACCGTTCCGGCAGATTCGAAAACTGGTGACCGGTTTGCCCCGCCGGAAGGAAAGGGGCTTGGCGTGATGTCGCCGAAAAAGAAGGGAGATCTGATCATCGAAGTGGAAGTTGCAGAGAAGAAAGGATTTTTGTCCGGAATTTTTGGGAAGTGAGAGAGATGACTGAAAAAAAACCCGGTAAC from the Methanorbis rubei genome contains:
- the tuf gene encoding translation elongation factor EF-1 subunit alpha, translated to MAAEKPHMNLAVIGHIDHGKSTTVGRILFESGVVQQHVLDGYKKEAETKGKGTFEFAWVMDSLKEERERGITIDIAHKKFETPKYSFTVVDCPGHRDFVKNMITGASQADAAIIVVSGTEGPMDQTKEHVFLSKTLGINQIIVAINKMDAVNYSEEKYNDAKDKMSKLIASVGFKPAETPFIPISAFVGDNIKTASANTPWYKGKTLLAALDDFKQPDMPTDKPLRLPIQDVYTISGIGTVPVGRIETGVLKKGMKVSFMPANVEGEVKSIEMHHEEIPQAMPGDNVGFNVRGIAKNDVRRGDVCGPTENPPTVAEEFQAQVVVLQHPSVLSVGYTPVFHCHTSQTACMFISLDKKLDPRTGQVKEENPAFLKAGDAAICTIQPTRPLVIEKAKELPQLGRFAVRDMGMTVAAGLVLNVKPKQMR
- a CDS encoding DnaJ domain-containing protein, producing MADTDTHYATLGIPRNATAEMIKKAYIALVKQYHPDRAGSDEDKQDEYNERLLKIMASYEVLGDPQKRAEYDACLSENTDEQVCAPRGKKMGGMPIKGGDIETDYPISLAIAAYGKGKIPMKVAGERVVVKVYPGVRRYRLEGYGVPVEPGKPRGDLYVNLKIIPEENWELDDVTNNLIRKLQITPKQAERGGPVPVQLLFNKILKVTVPADSKTGDRFAPPEGKGLGVMSPKKKGDLIIEVEVAEKKGFLSGIFGK
- a CDS encoding flippase activity-associated protein Agl23 — its product is MPAPTFLSQIQSRVRIEHVFFAILIVAIILRFAFLDLKLFHHDEAIHAWFSYKLLTEGTYIYDPVYHGPFLYYVTAGMFALFGDSDLVARILPCIFGVALIPLVYCLYRMEYLSGKVAIIAAAFMAIAPELIYFSRFVRNDIFVVFFSLLIVVAFLAWIQKGKWYYLLIAGVSAALGMCSKENMPLVLVTFGLFFLYLVWSRKFVFPKMWLRDIVIAVIAFAGVICLFYSSFGAHPEVIFTAGQSAISHWLDMHGQQRIGGPPYYYMLLFVLYELPILILAVVGVILCLRRPNDAQKPKEAVLETADTELFESSEETVSAEPLAPAKKKFSLVDLFRRPERPVLINRQEEFIRFAIYWTIIACLTYAYIGEKVPWLSLHQLVPMIFVAAYALSFAGKYTKPLMIIACAFLLVMTFHVAFTPADIAEPIVQVQNSEDLVVMMAEMDAADKIAIASDQAWPYSWYYRGDAWNNISYYGKKISEDSILSGNFDIVMMHDGDSYESLPGYEKKTIRLSYWLDGGATGTNPGWLTYYLTRQGKIGSINTDVFTKISS
- the pheA gene encoding prephenate dehydratase, whose amino-acid sequence is MTTPRIEKVLHASIDNLYAGSEDFLREIETGLNSTRISSPRVGYQGVAGSFGEQATLECFGSSADTIRNYNEFDDVLAALEAEEIDYGVLPIENSTAGDVLEVADIITTHNLYIVGEHIIRVRHNLLGVPGSSVENIQEVYSHTQAISQCREFLRTHSGMTAYPYANTAFAAKHVAETNDPTKASISSLRAAELYGLAVLEKNIQTAKNNYTRFVILSRHMEISEKCDKISLAFSTTHTSGALYGVLSHFAYNGLNLLKIQSRPKPMTPWEYVFFLDLAGNLEQANVLIALGKVREQSSWFKLLGNYPQFPME
- the rpsJ gene encoding 30S ribosomal protein S10; amino-acid sequence: MQKARIRLTGTDYEKVETVCTRIREIAERTGVNLAGPIPLPTKRLIVPIRKSPDGEGTATWDRWQMRVHKRLIDLDADERALRQLMRIQVPKDISIEIVLEN